The genomic stretch TGCGGGCAATGAGGAGAATCCGGACGCAGCTCATCGAGTAGTGCGCACAGGGCGCGTACGACCTCGATATTTTGTTTTTCGTTATGGCCACCGATGTTGTAGGTCTCGCCAATGACACCTTCGGTCACGACTTTATACAGCGCCCGCGCATGGTCCTCGACATAGAGCCAGTCACGCACCTGGTTACCTTTGCCATACACCGGCAATGCCTTGCCTTCCAGCGCATTGAGAATGATCAGCGGAATCAGTTTCTCGGGAAAGTGGCACGGCCCGTAGTTGTTCGAGCAGTTGGTGACCAGGGTAGGCAGGCCATAGGTACGCGCCCAGGCACGAACCAGATGATCAGAGCTGGCCTTGCTGGCCGAGTACGGCGAGCTTGGCTGATAGGGCGTGGTTTCGGTGAAGAGGTCTTGCGGGCCTTCGAGGTCACCATAAACTTCGTCAGTCGAAATATGGTGAAATCGGAAACTCGCCTTGCGACCATCGTCCAGCGCTGCCCAGTAGTGACGCGCGGCTTCAAGCAGCGTGTAGGTGCCAATGATGTTGGTCTGGATAAATTCGGATGGGCCGCTGATCGAACGATCGACGTGGGATTCCGCGGCCAGGTGCATGATGGCATCTGGTTGCTGTTCACGCAGGACACGATCGATCTGCTCGCGATCACAAATATCGACGTGCTCGAATAGATAACGGGCGTTTTGGCTGACTTCAGCCAAAGACTCAAGGTTGCCCGCATACGTGAGCTTATCGACATTAACGACCGCGTCATTCGTGTTGGAAATGATATGGCGAATGACCGCCGAACCGATAAATCCTGCACCGCCGGTTACTAGAATTTTCACGCGAAAGCATACCCTTGAGTTGCAGACAGCGTCGCTACCGGACGGCCGTCTAATCCATGAATGCATCAGTCGTTTTTTGTCAGGTTCAGTCCGACCGATGTGAGGCCCAATCATTTGCGGACGATTGCTGCAATTTACCGCTCAATCACGACTCACTAATGGATATGGGCACCCTGCAGCCAAAGCCAGGGGCATGCCAAAGGTGCTCCGCTAGGACAGCACCCGCTTTCGCGCCCCCCTGGAAGTACGACCCAGGAACCACCCCAATACAGGCCCTATCACCATCCCCACCAGGAGCGTCAGTACCACAACCACCGACAGTGGGATTTGCGGCCCCGCCCAGCCAAGAAACAGCAAAGATACCGACTGCTGATTTTCCAGCACAAACAGCAGTATCGCCAGCGCCAGCAACAGGACAAAAACGCCAAGCAGTACACGCTTCACGCTACGCATAAGTGATTCCTTGAGTTGCGCAGTCTGTCAAAGCCCCTCCTCCTCTTCTTCATTCACCCGATCCCGAAGCTCTTTGCCCGGTTTGAAATGGGGAACAAATTTTCCATCCAGGCTAACCGATTGCCCGGTCTTCGGGTTGCGTCCTACACGAGGTGCGCGGTAGTGCAGGGAGAAACTGCCAAAACCACGGATCTCGATGCGATCACCGGTGGCCAGGCATTGGGACATTTGTTCAAGCATAGTCTTGATGGCCAGCTCTACATCCTTGGATGAAAGCAGCCCTTGATGGGTGACAATTCGTTCGATCAACTCCGACTTCGTCATATTTTTCCCTTCTTTTTCAAGCAGCTAGATCAGCGCTTCAAAGGTTTTAGCATGCCAGAAGGAATTTGAACAGCCCAAGCATTGACTTATCTGCACGACCACGACCTCACCGATCAATCGAGTTTTTTCAGACATCAAACCCAGACTCACCATACAAATTCACCACACGATTACCTACAAATGACCAGCATAGTGCGCGTAAGGTAACCCGCCGGATTCCAACCAAACGGATAGTCCTGATCCTCCTCCTTGATATCACTGGACCTGGCAACGACCTTATACCCCTGCGCCTTGCATTCCTTGTCTGCGCGCTTGTAGCACCTCTCCCAACCCGACCCAAGCCCCGAACAATCGATCTCGATCCCGCTCACCCCGCGCACCGCATGGGACTTCACGTTAGTGGTACAGCCTGCCAGAACCAGCACAACAAGCACGACGAAGAACCTGTTCATTCGCTTCCTTAGACTGGACGATTTGCCCGACCGCTGTTTGCTTCAGGCTAAGCCTAGCCCAAATAGTGAAATGCTCCGCACAAAGAACCAGACAGCACTGCCCGGGGTTTGTTTCACCGATAACCGACACACCCATCAATCGTCGCAAACTCAAATTCCAGGCACAAAAAAGGGCGACCGAAGTCGCCCTTTTTATGGTCTAACAGAACTTAGTTCTGTTTTTCCATCTGTGCACGCAACAGGTCGCCCAGAGTGGTAGGACCAGCAGCAATGTCAGAGGTAGCTGGCTTGTCGCGCAGGCTCTGGATTGCTTCTTTCTCTTCAGCATCGTCTTTCGACTTGATGGAGAGCTGGATTACGCGGCTCTTGCGGTCAACGCTGATGATCTTGGCTTCTACTTCTTCGCCTTCTTTCAGAACGTTACGCGCGTCTTCAACGCGGTCACGGCTGATTTCGGAGGCTTTCAGAGTCGCTTCGATGTCGTCAGCCAAAGTGATGATGGCGCCTTTAGCGTCAACTTCTTTCACGATGCCTTTAACGATTGCGCCTTTGTCGTTCTCTTGAACGTACTCGGAGAACGGATCGCTTTCCAGTTGCTTGATACCCAGGGAGATACGCTCGCGCTCTGGGTCAACCGACAGGATAACGGTGTCCAGCTCGTCGCCTTTCTTGAAGCGACGAACAGCTTCTTCGCCCACTTCGTTCCAGGAGATGTCGGACAGGTGAACCAGGCCGTCGATGCCGCCGTCCAGACCAATGAAGATACCGAAATCGGTGATCGACTTGATGGTGCCGGAGATTTTATCGCCCTTGTTGAACTGGCCAGAGAAATCTTCCCATGGGTTAGATTTGCACTGCTTGATGCCCAGGGAGATACGACGACGCTCTTCGTCGATGTCCAGAACCATAACTTCCACTTCGTCGCCGACTTGTACGACTTTCGAAGGGTGGATGTTCTTGTTGGTCCAGTCCATTTCGGAAACGTGTACCAGACCTTCAACGCCTTCTTCCAGCTCAGCGAAGCAGCCGTAGTCGGTCAGGTTGGTTACACGCGCGGTAACGCGAGTGCTTTCTGGGTAACGGGCTTTGATAGCAACCCATGGATCTTCGCCCAGTTGCTTGAGGCCCAGGGAAACACGATTGCGCTCGCGATCGTACTTCAGAACCTTGACATCGATCTCGTCGCCAACGTTGACGATTTCCGATGGATGCTTGATACGCTTCCAAGCCATGTCGGTAATGTGCAGCAGGCCATCGACGCCACCCAGATCGACGAATGCGCCGTAATCGGTGAGGTTCTTGACGATACCTTTGACTTGTTGGCCTTCCTGCAGGGATTCCAGCAGAGCTTCACGCTCAGCGGAGTTCTCGGCTTCGAGGACGCTACGACGGGAAACGACAACGTTGTTGCGTTTCTGGTCAAGCTTGATGACCTTGAATTCCAGCTCTTTGCCTTCCAGGTGCGTGGTGTCGCGCACAGGACGGACGTCAACCAGAGAACCTGGCAGGAACGCACGGATGCCGTTAACGTCGACAGTGAAGCCGCCTTTAACCTTACCGTTGATAACGCCCTTGACCACTTCTTCGGCTGCGAAGGCTGCTTCCAGAACAATCCAGCATTCAGCGCGCTTGGCTTTTTCACGGGACAGCTTGGTTTCGCCAAAGCCGTCTTCAACCGAGTCCAGAGCAACGTGAACTTCGTCACCGACGTTGATGTTCAGTTCGCCAGCGTCGTTGTAGAACTGCTCAAGCGGGATGAGTGCTTCAGACTTCAGGCCAGCGTGAACGGTTACCCAGCGAGCTTGGTAATCGATATCAACGATAACACCGGTGATGATGGAGCCTGCCTGAAGGTTCAGGGTTTTTAGGCTTTCTTCAAAGAGTTCCGCAAAGCTTTCGCTCATTTTAATTCCTGTTGATAAGGGCGAAGAATACGCCCATCTCCACACCCCAGACGGTGTGGGTTAGTTTCAATTAAAAGAAGCACCGCAGGACTATGACTGGTCCCCTACGGCCTTCTTGGTCACCCGGCGATATCGCGGAGGGCGATTTCGCTCATGATGCGTTCCAGCACCTGATCGATGGACAACTCCGTGGAATCCAGCTGAATCGCGTCGACCGCCGGCTTGAGCGGGGCTACCGCTCGCTGGGTGTCGCGCTCATCGCGCACACGGATCTCATCTAGCAGACTCGACAGACTAACATCCTCGCCCTTGCCCTTCAACTGCAAATATCGGCGGCGCGCTCGTTCCTCGGCGCTGGCGGTCAGAAAAATCTTCAAGGGCGCATCGGGAAAGACCACCGTGCCCATGTCACGACCGTCAGCCACCAGCCCCGGGGCTTCCTGGAAAGCCCGCTGGCGCTGCAGCAGCGCTTCACGCACAGCCGGCAGCGCAGCTACCTGGGAGGCGCCCGCACCAGCAGCTTCGGTGCGGATCGCGTCGCTGACCTCATCCCCTTCAAGGATGATGCGCTGCAACTGACCGTCGGTCGCCGCGATGAACTGCACATCCAGATGAGCGGCAAGTTTCTTCAGCAATTCCTCGTTGGTCAGGTCGACCCCGTGGTTGCGCGCAGCGAACGCCAGCAAACGGTACAACGCACCGGAATCCAGCAGATTCCAGTTCAGGCGCCTGGCGAGCATGCCGGCAATAGTGCCTTTACCCGAACCACTTGGCCCGTCGATGGTGATAACTGGAGCAATGTTGTTCACGACTGAGCCTCTTGGGCAACGCGGATACCGACCTGCGCGCACAACGCGAGGAAATTCGGGAAGGAGGTGGCGACGTTGGCGCAATCATGGATGCGGATCGGCGCATTGGCACGCAGCGACGCCACACTGAAGGCCATCGCAATCCGATGATCACCATGACCGTGGACTTCGCCACCACCGATCTGGCCGCCGTCAATGATAATCCCATCCGGCGTCGGCTCACACTTGACGCCCAGCGCCAGCAGACCGTCGGCCATGACCTGGATCCGATCAGATTCCTTGACCCGCAGCTCTTCGGCACCGCGCAGGATAGTCCGGCCTTGCGCACAAGCTGCCGCCACGAACAGTACCGGGAACTCGTCGATGGCCAGCGGCACCAGCTCCTCGGGAATCTCGATGCCCTTGAGTTGAGCCGCGCGCACGCGCAGGTCAGCCACCGGCTCGCCGCCCACTTCGCGCTGGTTTTCCAGGGTAATGTCGGCACCCATGAGACGCAGGATATCGATCACCCCGGTGCGGGTCGGGTTGATGCCGACGTGCTCCAGCACCAGCTCGGAACCTTCGGCAATCGAAGCGGCGACCAGGAAAAACGCCGACGAGGAGATATCGCCCGGCACTTCGATGTGAGTGGCCGTCAGCTTGTGGCCGGACTCGACCGAAGCGGTTGCGCCCTCGACAGTTACCGGATAGCCGAAGCCACGCAGCATGCGCTCGGTATGGTCACGCGTTGGCGCAGGCTCGGTGACCGTGGTCTGGCCTTCGGCGTACAGACCAGCCAACAGCAGGCAGGACTTAACCTGGGCGCTGGCCATCGGCATGGTGTAGGTCAGGCCCTTGAGGGCATGACCACCACGAATGATCATCGGCGGACGGCCTTCAGCGGCGGTTTCGATCACCGCACCCATTTCCCGCAGCGGATTGGCCACGCGATTCATCGGGCGCTTGGACAACGAGGCGTCGCCCGTCAGGGTGCTATCGAAGCTCTGCGCAGCCAGAAGGCCAGACAGCAGGCGCATCGAAGTGCCGGAGTTGCCCAGGTAGATCGGGCCAGGCGCCGGTTTCAAGCCATGCAGGCCCACACCGTGAATGGTCACACGACCATGGTGCGGCCCTTCGATGACCACCCCCATGTCGCGGAAGGCCTGCAGGGTCGCCAGGGCATCTTCGCCCTCGAGGAAGCCTTCGACTTCGGTGACACCCTCAGCCAGCGAGCCGAGCATGATCGAACGGTGGGAAATCGATTTATCGCCCGGTACACGAATCCGCCCAGTCAGGCGGCCACCAGGTTGTGCCAGGAAAATCAGGTCGTTGGAGTTCATAGCGTCCACATAGGCCCGGCGGGCCAGGATTTTACTGAAATGCTCGCGGGCAACCCGGGCGCGAGTGAATACGCCCAACAATTGGTGCCCGTCCCCTGCATCGACCGCGTCGCGCAAGGCGTCGAGGTCGCTGCGAAATGTATCGAGTGTGCGCAGCACCGCTTCCCGGTTAGCGAGAAAGATGTCGTGCCACATCACCGGGTCGCTACCGGCGATTCTTGTGAAATCGCGGAAGCCGCCCGCAGCGTAACGGAAGATCTCAAGATTTTCATTGCGCTTGGCCAAAGAGTCGACCAGACCGAACGCCAACAGGTGCGGCAGATGGCTGGTTGCGGCCAGCACTTCATCGTGGCGCTCGACCTGCATGTGCTCGACATCGGCACCCAGTTCGCGCCACAACGCATCAACCACCGCCAGCGCAGCCGGATCGGTTTGCTCAAGCGGCGTAAGGATCACCTTGTGCCGGCGGAACAACTGGGCATTGGAGGCCTCAACCCCGCTCTGCTCGGAACCGGCAATCGGGTGCCCCGGCACGAAGCGTGGCGGCATGCCGCCGAACGCCTGGGTTGCCGCGCGTACCACATTGCCCTTGGCACTGCCGACATCCGTCAGGATCGCTGCGCCCAGGTCCATGCCCGCGAGCAACGCCAGGAGTTTCTCCATGGCCAGGATCGGCACCGCCAACTGAATGACGTCCGCACCGACACAGGCGGCCGCCAGGTCATCTTCACAGCGGTCGACCACGCCCAGTTCTACGGCAAGCTTGCGTGATTGCGGATCGAGATCGACCCCCACCACCTCACGGCAAATGCCGCTTTCGCGCAAGCCCTTGGCAAACGAACCGCCGATCAGCCCCAGGCCGACCACCACCAGGCGGCCGATCACCGGCACAGCAGGTTGCACGGCACTGACATCAACCACGAGCCAGGACCTTGCTCAGCGCCTCGAGGAAACGACTGTTTTCCGCCGGCAGGCCGACGGTGATGCGCAGGTGGTTTGGCATGCCGTAGTTGGCCACCGGACGCACAATCACACCTTCACGCAGCAAGCCCTGGAAGATCGGCGCAGCACTGCACCCCAGATCAACACAGATGAAGTTGCCCCGGGACGGGATCCAGCCCAGCCCCAGCTCACGGAACCCGGCTTCCAACTGCTGCATGCCAGCCTCATTCAGGCGTCGGCTTTCAGCCAGGTATTCATCGTCCTGCAACGCGGCACAGGCGGCTGCCAGTGCCAGGCTGTTGACGTTGAAGGGCTGGCGCACGCGATTCAGCACGTCAGCCACCACCGCCGTCGACAAACCATAACCGACGCGCAACGCCGCTAAGCCATAGGCCTTGGAGAAGGTGCGCGATACCAGCAAGTTCGGATACGCAGCAAGAAAATCCAGGCCATCGGGCAGCTCACTGCCCTCAGCGTACTCGATGTACGCCTCGTCCAGCACCACCAGCACCGAGGCAGGCACATCCTGCAGGAACTCATCCAGTGCCTCGGCACTGAACCAGGTTCCGGTCGGGTTGTTCGGGTTGGCAATGAACACTAC from Pseudomonas sp. S04 encodes the following:
- a CDS encoding lipopolysaccharide assembly protein LapA domain-containing protein — its product is MRSVKRVLLGVFVLLLALAILLFVLENQQSVSLLFLGWAGPQIPLSVVVVLTLLVGMVIGPVLGWFLGRTSRGARKRVLS
- the ihfB gene encoding integration host factor subunit beta codes for the protein MTKSELIERIVTHQGLLSSKDVELAIKTMLEQMSQCLATGDRIEIRGFGSFSLHYRAPRVGRNPKTGQSVSLDGKFVPHFKPGKELRDRVNEEEEEGL
- the cmk gene encoding (d)CMP kinase — its product is MNNIAPVITIDGPSGSGKGTIAGMLARRLNWNLLDSGALYRLLAFAARNHGVDLTNEELLKKLAAHLDVQFIAATDGQLQRIILEGDEVSDAIRTEAAGAGASQVAALPAVREALLQRQRAFQEAPGLVADGRDMGTVVFPDAPLKIFLTASAEERARRRYLQLKGKGEDVSLSSLLDEIRVRDERDTQRAVAPLKPAVDAIQLDSTELSIDQVLERIMSEIALRDIAG
- the hisC gene encoding histidinol-phosphate transaminase, which translates into the protein MSGDFLALAQPGVQQLSPYVPGKPVDELARELDIDPASIVKLASNENPLGASPKALAAIREELAELTRYPDGNGFALKTLLAEQCRVELSQVTLGNGSNDILELVARAYLAPGLNAVFSEHAFAVYPIVTQAVGADARVIPAKDWGYDLPAMLAAIDANTRVVFIANPNNPTGTWFSAEALDEFLQDVPASVLVVLDEAYIEYAEGSELPDGLDFLAAYPNLLVSRTFSKAYGLAALRVGYGLSTAVVADVLNRVRQPFNVNSLALAAACAALQDDEYLAESRRLNEAGMQQLEAGFRELGLGWIPSRGNFICVDLGCSAAPIFQGLLREGVIVRPVANYGMPNHLRITVGLPAENSRFLEALSKVLARG
- the rpsA gene encoding 30S ribosomal protein S1 gives rise to the protein MSESFAELFEESLKTLNLQAGSIITGVIVDIDYQARWVTVHAGLKSEALIPLEQFYNDAGELNINVGDEVHVALDSVEDGFGETKLSREKAKRAECWIVLEAAFAAEEVVKGVINGKVKGGFTVDVNGIRAFLPGSLVDVRPVRDTTHLEGKELEFKVIKLDQKRNNVVVSRRSVLEAENSAEREALLESLQEGQQVKGIVKNLTDYGAFVDLGGVDGLLHITDMAWKRIKHPSEIVNVGDEIDVKVLKYDRERNRVSLGLKQLGEDPWVAIKARYPESTRVTARVTNLTDYGCFAELEEGVEGLVHVSEMDWTNKNIHPSKVVQVGDEVEVMVLDIDEERRRISLGIKQCKSNPWEDFSGQFNKGDKISGTIKSITDFGIFIGLDGGIDGLVHLSDISWNEVGEEAVRRFKKGDELDTVILSVDPERERISLGIKQLESDPFSEYVQENDKGAIVKGIVKEVDAKGAIITLADDIEATLKASEISRDRVEDARNVLKEGEEVEAKIISVDRKSRVIQLSIKSKDDAEEKEAIQSLRDKPATSDIAAGPTTLGDLLRAQMEKQN
- the rfbB gene encoding dTDP-glucose 4,6-dehydratase — translated: MKILVTGGAGFIGSAVIRHIISNTNDAVVNVDKLTYAGNLESLAEVSQNARYLFEHVDICDREQIDRVLREQQPDAIMHLAAESHVDRSISGPSEFIQTNIIGTYTLLEAARHYWAALDDGRKASFRFHHISTDEVYGDLEGPQDLFTETTPYQPSSPYSASKASSDHLVRAWARTYGLPTLVTNCSNNYGPCHFPEKLIPLIILNALEGKALPVYGKGNQVRDWLYVEDHARALYKVVTEGVIGETYNIGGHNEKQNIEVVRALCALLDELRPDSPHCPHASLITFVQDRPGHDQRYAIDASKIQRELGWTPQESFETGIRKTVEWYLTHTEWVDHVKSGSYQQWIDQNYADRSSKA
- a CDS encoding bifunctional prephenate dehydrogenase/3-phosphoshikimate 1-carboxyvinyltransferase, encoding MIGRLVVVGLGLIGGSFAKGLRESGICREVVGVDLDPQSRKLAVELGVVDRCEDDLAAACVGADVIQLAVPILAMEKLLALLAGMDLGAAILTDVGSAKGNVVRAATQAFGGMPPRFVPGHPIAGSEQSGVEASNAQLFRRHKVILTPLEQTDPAALAVVDALWRELGADVEHMQVERHDEVLAATSHLPHLLAFGLVDSLAKRNENLEIFRYAAGGFRDFTRIAGSDPVMWHDIFLANREAVLRTLDTFRSDLDALRDAVDAGDGHQLLGVFTRARVAREHFSKILARRAYVDAMNSNDLIFLAQPGGRLTGRIRVPGDKSISHRSIMLGSLAEGVTEVEGFLEGEDALATLQAFRDMGVVIEGPHHGRVTIHGVGLHGLKPAPGPIYLGNSGTSMRLLSGLLAAQSFDSTLTGDASLSKRPMNRVANPLREMGAVIETAAEGRPPMIIRGGHALKGLTYTMPMASAQVKSCLLLAGLYAEGQTTVTEPAPTRDHTERMLRGFGYPVTVEGATASVESGHKLTATHIEVPGDISSSAFFLVAASIAEGSELVLEHVGINPTRTGVIDILRLMGADITLENQREVGGEPVADLRVRAAQLKGIEIPEELVPLAIDEFPVLFVAAACAQGRTILRGAEELRVKESDRIQVMADGLLALGVKCEPTPDGIIIDGGQIGGGEVHGHGDHRIAMAFSVASLRANAPIRIHDCANVATSFPNFLALCAQVGIRVAQEAQS